The Pangasianodon hypophthalmus isolate fPanHyp1 chromosome 5, fPanHyp1.pri, whole genome shotgun sequence genome includes a window with the following:
- the epsti1 gene encoding epithelial-stromal interaction protein 1 isoform X2 — translation MNPNRSDDIKTAPGVNETQTDGNNSTNQNTQPQDSRNPRHSDGYTMIPPNESRRSKLLRSGDVSLSEVRQRQQIVAHQSKLKKKLIQEDRNQRRREAEEEENQRMKDIQREKATRLEMKKKQEEERRKELYQHELLMKREEHLQRLERSGSVPMAASSSTPTSSWARGHEYREARKAEEQMALQQKKDEQRRKSQILEEKQKQEEEDRKRQMENERLRVNTAFLDRLEARGSGRASELLPCTPELGNVWQTEEPQDPASSPVPFPSQLHTDSAAEEDTDFEWVVMKLQNKFSYCQREYLEDIVSQCNGNYQQAYDLLNA, via the exons ATGAATCCAAACAGGAGCGATGACATAAAGACGGCGCCAGGAGTCAACGAAACGCAAACGGATGGGAATAACTCCACAAACCAAAACACCCAACCTCAAGATTCTCGGAATCCGAGACA CTCCGATGGATACACCATGATCCCACCAAATGAATCAAGACGGAGCAAACTGCTGAGAA GTGGGGATGTATCATTGTCAGAGGTACGACAGAGACAGCAGATAGTGGCCCACCAGTCTAAACTCAAGAAAAAG cTCATACAAGAGGACAGGAACCAACGCAGGAGAGAagcagaggaagaagagaatCAGAGGATGAaggacattcagagagagaAG GCCACCAGActagaaatgaagaaaaagcaggaggaggaaagaagaaaggagCTGTACCAACATGAACTCCTAAT GAAAAGAGAAGAGCATCTTCAAAGGCTCGAGAGGTCCGGCTCAGTTCCTATGGCAGCAAGCAGCTCCACACCCACGTCATCATGG GCTCGAGGGCACGAATACAGGGAGGCCAGGAAGGCCGAGGAACAAATGGCCCTGCAGCAGAAGAAAGATGAGCAAAGAAGGAAG AGTCAAATcttggaagaaaaacaaaaacaagaagaggAGGACAGGAAAAGACAAATGGAAAATGAACGGCTGCG GGTGAACACGGCCTTCCTAGACAGACTGGAGGCGAGAGGATCAGGTAGAGCGTCTGAGTTGCTCCCCTGCACGCCGGAGCTTGGTAATGTCTGGCAGACGGAGGAACCGCAGGACCCTGCCTCGTCCCCTGTGCCCTTCCCATCACAGCTTCACACTGACAGCGCAGCGGAGGAGG ATACTGACTTCGAGTGGGTTGTAATGAAGCTACAGAATAAGTTCTCTTACTGTCAGCGAGAGTATCTGGAAGACATTGTCTCTCAATGTAACGGCAATTACCAGCAAGCTTATGATCTACTCAATGCTTAA
- the epsti1 gene encoding epithelial-stromal interaction protein 1 isoform X1, with translation MNPNRSDDIKTAPGVNETQTDGNNSTNQNTQPQDSRNPRHSDGYTMIPPNESRRSKLLRMSQKEQNDLQRWKEEHQPGPIQLAPEKLGGDVSLSEVRQRQQIVAHQSKLKKKLIQEDRNQRRREAEEEENQRMKDIQREKATRLEMKKKQEEERRKELYQHELLMKREEHLQRLERSGSVPMAASSSTPTSSWARGHEYREARKAEEQMALQQKKDEQRRKSQILEEKQKQEEEDRKRQMENERLRVNTAFLDRLEARGSGRASELLPCTPELGNVWQTEEPQDPASSPVPFPSQLHTDSAAEEDTDFEWVVMKLQNKFSYCQREYLEDIVSQCNGNYQQAYDLLNA, from the exons ATGAATCCAAACAGGAGCGATGACATAAAGACGGCGCCAGGAGTCAACGAAACGCAAACGGATGGGAATAACTCCACAAACCAAAACACCCAACCTCAAGATTCTCGGAATCCGAGACA CTCCGATGGATACACCATGATCCCACCAAATGAATCAAGACGGAGCAAACTGCTGAGAA TGTCACAGAAAGAACAGAATGATCTGCAGAGATGGAAGGAGGAACATCAGCCTGGCCCCATTCAACTGGCCCCAGAAAAGCTGG GTGGGGATGTATCATTGTCAGAGGTACGACAGAGACAGCAGATAGTGGCCCACCAGTCTAAACTCAAGAAAAAG cTCATACAAGAGGACAGGAACCAACGCAGGAGAGAagcagaggaagaagagaatCAGAGGATGAaggacattcagagagagaAG GCCACCAGActagaaatgaagaaaaagcaggaggaggaaagaagaaaggagCTGTACCAACATGAACTCCTAAT GAAAAGAGAAGAGCATCTTCAAAGGCTCGAGAGGTCCGGCTCAGTTCCTATGGCAGCAAGCAGCTCCACACCCACGTCATCATGG GCTCGAGGGCACGAATACAGGGAGGCCAGGAAGGCCGAGGAACAAATGGCCCTGCAGCAGAAGAAAGATGAGCAAAGAAGGAAG AGTCAAATcttggaagaaaaacaaaaacaagaagaggAGGACAGGAAAAGACAAATGGAAAATGAACGGCTGCG GGTGAACACGGCCTTCCTAGACAGACTGGAGGCGAGAGGATCAGGTAGAGCGTCTGAGTTGCTCCCCTGCACGCCGGAGCTTGGTAATGTCTGGCAGACGGAGGAACCGCAGGACCCTGCCTCGTCCCCTGTGCCCTTCCCATCACAGCTTCACACTGACAGCGCAGCGGAGGAGG ATACTGACTTCGAGTGGGTTGTAATGAAGCTACAGAATAAGTTCTCTTACTGTCAGCGAGAGTATCTGGAAGACATTGTCTCTCAATGTAACGGCAATTACCAGCAAGCTTATGATCTACTCAATGCTTAA